A genome region from candidate division KSB1 bacterium includes the following:
- a CDS encoding Trm112 family protein: MLDKELLDILACPKCKGDLEYDQENKKLICNSCRLKYDIKNDIPIMLIDEAEKF, from the coding sequence ATGCTCGATAAAGAACTCCTTGATATTTTAGCCTGTCCAAAATGTAAAGGCGATTTAGAATACGATCAGGAAAATAAAAAACTGATTTGTAATAGTTGCCGTCTTAAGTACGATATCAAAAACGATATTCCAATTATGCTTATTGATGAAGCCGAGAAGTTTTAG
- a CDS encoding (d)CMP kinase, whose translation MKKRVVIAIDGPAGSGKSTIARLVAKKLKILYVDSGAIYRAYTLQYLREGIKLEDQKALSAFLERLTINLENGETGTQVFVNGENVSREIRSSEVTASVSSISENTSIRDRVTRKLRIETEHNSVVMDGRDIGTVVFPDAELKIFLTASIDERARRRKNDLKSPGVETDLGKIKNDIQRRDKHDSERNLAPLQKPDAAILLDTTNLTIDECVDFIVKKAIGLEKSV comes from the coding sequence TTGAAAAAAAGAGTAGTCATTGCGATTGATGGGCCAGCGGGGTCAGGGAAGAGCACCATTGCAAGACTGGTTGCGAAAAAACTAAAGATTTTGTATGTTGACTCTGGGGCAATTTACCGTGCTTATACGTTGCAATATTTACGGGAAGGAATTAAACTGGAGGACCAGAAGGCCCTGTCGGCTTTTCTGGAACGGCTGACAATTAATTTGGAAAATGGGGAAACAGGTACTCAGGTATTTGTAAATGGAGAAAACGTCTCAAGAGAAATTCGATCTTCGGAGGTGACTGCAAGCGTTTCTTCAATTTCCGAAAACACGAGCATTCGGGACAGAGTCACACGAAAATTGAGGATTGAAACCGAACATAATTCTGTCGTGATGGATGGCAGGGACATCGGCACAGTGGTATTTCCGGATGCGGAACTAAAGATTTTCTTAACAGCTTCGATAGATGAACGTGCCAGGCGCAGAAAGAATGACTTAAAATCACCAGGTGTTGAAACTGATTTGGGAAAAATTAAGAACGATATTCAAAGAAGAGATAAGCATGATTCGGAACGCAACCTCGCGCCACTACAGAAGCCGGATGCCGCAATTCTCTTAGATACAACGAATTTAACAATTGACGAGTGTGTTGATTTTATTGTAAAAAAGGCAATAGGTTTAGAAAAAAGTGTTTGA
- a CDS encoding short-chain dehydrogenase, protein MDVKGKKIMVLGGWGLVGFAICRNILEEEPGELIVHSLDEWEANEACEKLKKNNLANTKITPNWGNMFVREAMQGLSRVEILENSQYRAWLIEDGLDDLTEEILQRSYLFQVVSSVRPDILIDCVNSATAVAYQDVFTGYYNLKGELKQFKEKKVYSDTLVSEVEKILCTLYIPQLIRHVQILYEAMRRSKTGFYLKIGTSGTGGMGLNIPYTHSEEKPSRTLLSKSSVAGAHSLLLFLMARTPDAPITKEIKPTAAIAWKKIAYGEIKQGSHSVELYDCPPENALTLDGHLDKNGPQNWVKLDGKVLKSVYVDTGENGTFSYGEFSAISSSGQMELVTPEEIAKSVVYEIKGGNTGHDVINALDNATMGPTYRAGLMRQHALTKMQKLMAENNCDSIAFELLGPPRLSKLLYEAHLFKKVCGSMEKLRDTDAARVSGQLEDLISNDAELRSSILSIGIPILMKDGKNLLRGPIIKIPAYRGENKFTINPEAIDIWAKDGWVDLRPSNVAFWQQRMNQIFDEIESVPADDTSSQFVRDRTYWLEDDEIDIGKVVGWIFSNEEQGLRMKD, encoded by the coding sequence ATGGATGTTAAGGGCAAAAAAATCATGGTGCTCGGCGGTTGGGGATTGGTAGGATTTGCCATTTGCCGAAACATTTTAGAAGAAGAACCTGGTGAGCTAATCGTCCATTCTTTAGACGAATGGGAAGCGAATGAGGCTTGTGAGAAACTAAAAAAAAACAATCTTGCCAATACAAAAATAACACCGAATTGGGGTAATATGTTCGTGCGCGAGGCCATGCAAGGGTTGAGTCGCGTAGAAATTTTAGAGAATTCTCAATATCGGGCGTGGTTGATTGAAGACGGTTTGGATGATTTGACTGAGGAAATACTACAGCGGTCTTATCTTTTCCAGGTCGTAAGTAGCGTCCGTCCGGATATTTTGATTGACTGCGTCAATTCGGCAACAGCAGTCGCTTACCAGGACGTCTTTACAGGCTACTACAATTTAAAAGGCGAGTTGAAACAATTTAAAGAAAAGAAGGTTTATTCTGACACGCTTGTTTCCGAAGTTGAGAAGATTCTGTGCACGCTTTACATACCGCAGCTAATCCGGCATGTGCAGATTCTGTACGAGGCAATGCGACGCTCGAAAACCGGATTCTACCTCAAAATCGGAACGAGCGGTACGGGTGGGATGGGTTTAAATATCCCTTATACCCATTCTGAAGAGAAGCCTTCCCGAACTTTGTTAAGTAAATCTTCTGTAGCCGGCGCCCACAGTTTGCTCTTATTTCTCATGGCACGCACACCGGACGCACCGATTACAAAAGAAATTAAACCAACTGCGGCAATTGCCTGGAAAAAGATTGCTTATGGTGAAATAAAACAGGGCAGCCACAGTGTCGAATTGTATGATTGCCCACCTGAAAATGCGCTTACGTTAGATGGCCACCTCGATAAAAATGGACCGCAAAATTGGGTTAAACTCGATGGTAAAGTTCTCAAATCAGTCTACGTTGATACCGGTGAAAACGGCACTTTTTCATACGGTGAGTTTTCCGCGATTTCTTCTTCCGGACAGATGGAGCTTGTGACTCCTGAAGAGATTGCCAAAAGCGTAGTCTACGAAATCAAAGGCGGTAACACCGGGCATGACGTCATTAATGCTTTGGATAATGCGACTATGGGGCCTACATATCGCGCCGGTCTCATGCGCCAACATGCTCTGACGAAAATGCAGAAATTGATGGCAGAAAATAACTGTGACAGCATAGCCTTTGAACTTTTGGGACCACCGCGTTTAAGCAAACTTTTATATGAGGCACATTTGTTTAAAAAGGTTTGCGGTAGCATGGAAAAGTTACGTGACACCGATGCAGCAAGAGTGTCAGGTCAGCTCGAAGATTTGATATCAAATGACGCGGAACTTAGATCGTCCATTTTATCAATTGGTATCCCGATTCTTATGAAGGACGGAAAAAATTTGCTGCGCGGGCCAATTATCAAAATTCCCGCTTACCGGGGAGAAAATAAATTCACGATTAATCCGGAAGCGATTGATATTTGGGCGAAAGATGGCTGGGTTGATTTGAGGCCTAGCAATGTAGCTTTCTGGCAGCAGAGAATGAATCAAATTTTTGATGAAATCGAATCTGTCCCGGCGGATGACACCAGTTCACAATTTGTTAGAGATCGCACTTATTGGCTTGAAGATGACGAGATAGATATTGGTAAGGTCGTTGGATGGATTTTCTCCAATGAGGAACAGGGACTGAGGATGAAAGACTAA
- a CDS encoding rRNA pseudouridine synthase codes for MIRLNKYLADCGIGSRRKCDQFIFEGKVAVNGNIESRLGIKINEITDTIKFNGNLLKPVKRFEYIILNKPKGFVTTASDEKGRKTVLELVNSKIRLFPVGRLDIDTNGLLLLTNDGDLTYKLTHPKFEVDKIYDVRLDRNLEPADKKILESGIDLEEGTTSKCTIKFPTPGDRSRVKMTLHQGWKRQVRRMFDKFDYKVLMLKRVGLAFLNLQGLKAGASRSLAPKEVEQLKRVC; via the coding sequence ATGATTCGACTGAATAAATATTTGGCAGATTGTGGAATAGGCTCCCGGCGTAAATGCGATCAGTTTATTTTCGAGGGTAAGGTCGCGGTTAATGGCAATATTGAAAGCCGCCTCGGAATCAAAATAAATGAAATTACAGACACTATAAAGTTCAACGGTAACTTGCTAAAACCGGTTAAACGCTTCGAATATATTATTTTAAATAAACCGAAAGGGTTTGTAACCACCGCTTCTGATGAAAAAGGACGCAAGACCGTTTTAGAGTTGGTGAATTCAAAAATTAGGCTGTTCCCGGTTGGACGTTTAGATATCGATACAAACGGCCTCCTGCTTCTAACAAACGACGGCGACTTAACTTATAAGTTGACTCATCCAAAATTTGAGGTGGATAAGATTTACGACGTCAGGTTGGATCGCAATTTGGAACCGGCGGATAAGAAAATACTGGAATCCGGAATTGATTTGGAAGAAGGCACAACTTCAAAGTGTACAATTAAATTTCCAACCCCGGGAGATAGAAGCCGGGTAAAAATGACTTTGCACCAGGGATGGAAACGTCAGGTGCGAAGAATGTTTGATAAATTTGATTACAAAGTTTTAATGCTAAAAAGGGTAGGCTTGGCTTTTTTAAACCTTCAGGGTTTGAAGGCAGGAGCCTCACGCAGCCTGGCCCCTAAGGAAGTCGAGCAATTAAAGAGGGTTTGTTAA
- the scpB gene encoding SMC-Scp complex subunit ScpB, producing the protein MDHDFQKQIVEALIFASDVPISAKKIADFEEALDTRKIKKIVEELNSDYQKSKRAFFIANVAGGFQLNTRKDFTPWLKKLFKGRLRTRLSQASLESLAIITFKQPLSRVEVDAIRGVNSSGVVKNLLERNLICLAGRSDGPGKPLLYGTTKEFLRYFGINDIADLPKPKEIEEIMGKLDQEEGISESILETLTEMEPSEEESNHKDDSTE; encoded by the coding sequence ATGGATCATGATTTTCAAAAGCAAATCGTTGAGGCGTTAATATTTGCAAGCGATGTTCCGATTTCAGCGAAAAAGATAGCTGATTTTGAAGAAGCGTTAGATACAAGAAAAATCAAGAAGATAGTCGAGGAGCTCAATTCCGACTATCAAAAAAGTAAAAGAGCATTTTTTATAGCAAACGTCGCCGGTGGATTCCAATTAAACACACGGAAGGATTTTACACCCTGGCTTAAGAAGCTTTTCAAAGGCCGACTCAGGACGAGGTTAAGCCAGGCCAGCTTGGAATCTCTGGCGATTATTACGTTTAAGCAACCCCTAAGCCGGGTTGAGGTTGACGCGATTCGGGGTGTAAACTCAAGCGGTGTAGTAAAAAATCTCCTCGAAAGAAACCTGATTTGCCTTGCCGGACGGTCAGATGGTCCTGGCAAACCGCTACTCTACGGAACCACGAAAGAGTTTCTGCGCTATTTTGGCATCAATGATATTGCCGATTTACCCAAACCCAAGGAAATTGAGGAGATCATGGGTAAGTTGGATCAGGAAGAAGGAATTAGCGAAAGCATTCTGGAGACTTTAACGGAAATGGAGCCCTCTGAGGAGGAAAGCAATCACAAAGATGATTCGACTGAATAA
- a CDS encoding acetyl-CoA carboxylase carboxyltransferase subunit alpha produces MTDYVLEFEKPIIELEKRIKGMKELSENESVGLSEEIGRLEEKASKLREEIYSKLTRWQRVLLARHPQRPYTRDYIEYMTDSFFEIHGDRAFGDDPAIVGGIARIGSRKVVIIGQQKGRTTKQKLHRNFGMMHPEGYRKALRIMNLAAKFKRPIISLIDTPGAFPGIGAEERGQAEAIARNLLEMSHLPVPIIIAVIGEGASGGALGIGIGDRILMLENTWYSVISPEGCAAILWHDSTKAEQAAEALKPTAPDLLELGVIDKVVREPIGGAHQNYDEAAKLLRESIEVELTELEKLSPEQLVDARIEKYSNMGFYEE; encoded by the coding sequence ATGACTGATTACGTTTTAGAATTCGAAAAGCCGATAATTGAGCTTGAAAAACGAATCAAGGGAATGAAGGAGTTATCGGAAAACGAAAGTGTTGGGCTCTCAGAGGAAATTGGGCGTTTAGAAGAAAAAGCTTCCAAACTTCGCGAGGAAATTTATTCAAAATTAACCCGGTGGCAGCGCGTACTTTTGGCGCGGCACCCACAGCGCCCGTACACTCGTGATTATATTGAATATATGACTGACAGTTTTTTTGAGATTCACGGTGACCGTGCTTTCGGGGACGATCCGGCAATCGTCGGCGGAATTGCGAGAATAGGAAGCAGAAAAGTGGTGATTATCGGTCAACAAAAAGGCCGGACCACCAAACAGAAGCTGCACCGAAATTTCGGAATGATGCACCCTGAGGGGTATCGAAAAGCGTTGCGAATTATGAACCTCGCAGCAAAGTTTAAACGGCCCATTATTTCACTGATTGATACGCCGGGAGCCTTTCCTGGTATTGGAGCGGAAGAGCGGGGGCAGGCGGAAGCAATTGCGCGTAATTTATTGGAGATGTCTCATCTGCCGGTACCGATTATCATCGCAGTTATCGGTGAGGGAGCGTCCGGAGGTGCTTTGGGCATAGGTATTGGCGATCGCATTTTGATGTTGGAGAATACGTGGTATTCCGTTATCTCGCCAGAGGGCTGTGCCGCAATTTTGTGGCACGACAGCACCAAGGCTGAACAGGCAGCCGAAGCTTTAAAGCCAACGGCGCCCGATTTATTGGAGTTGGGAGTCATCGATAAGGTTGTAAGGGAGCCAATTGGAGGCGCACATCAAAATTATGACGAAGCGGCTAAATTACTGCGTGAGTCAATCGAAGTTGAACTGACGGAATTAGAAAAGTTGTCCCCGGAGCAACTTGTCGATGCACGAATTGAAAAATACTCAAACATGGGTTTTTACGAAGAGTAA
- a CDS encoding segregation/condensation protein A, translating to MPYRVQLQNFEGPLDLLLFLIKKNEVEIYDIPVADITQQYLEYLNMIELLDLDNASEFVLMAATLIRIKAQMLLPKPELEDDEEAEDPREELVRRLLEYQRYKEVAWEISDLEKEQRQHFARSDYSFNFEDDQDLEEEELLGKEVSIFDLMSVFAEVIKRIPPRTEHIVEQISVTIEEQAEVIMALLEKQERVLLTEMLQKIKERIVVIVTFIALLDLVKSKQLQLNQNNPFAEIWIRKI from the coding sequence ATGCCGTATCGTGTACAATTACAGAACTTTGAAGGCCCTTTAGATCTGCTTCTGTTTTTGATTAAAAAAAACGAAGTCGAGATCTACGATATTCCGGTTGCGGATATTACGCAACAATATCTGGAATATCTGAATATGATTGAACTCCTAGACTTGGACAATGCCAGTGAGTTCGTATTGATGGCGGCAACTCTTATTCGAATCAAAGCGCAAATGCTGTTGCCAAAACCGGAATTAGAGGATGATGAAGAAGCTGAGGATCCGCGAGAAGAGCTGGTAAGAAGACTACTCGAGTACCAGCGCTACAAAGAAGTTGCCTGGGAGATTTCGGATTTGGAAAAAGAGCAGCGGCAGCATTTTGCAAGAAGCGATTATAGTTTTAACTTTGAAGATGACCAGGATCTTGAAGAAGAAGAGCTGTTGGGCAAGGAGGTCTCGATATTTGATTTAATGTCGGTATTTGCCGAGGTAATAAAAAGGATTCCGCCCCGCACAGAGCACATTGTCGAACAAATTTCGGTAACGATTGAAGAACAGGCGGAAGTGATTATGGCCCTGCTAGAAAAGCAGGAACGAGTCTTATTGACCGAGATGTTGCAGAAAATAAAAGAGAGAATTGTCGTGATTGTGACTTTTATTGCCCTTCTTGACTTGGTGAAAAGTAAACAGTTGCAATTAAATCAGAATAACCCTTTCGCTGAAATTTGGATTAGAAAGATTTGA